Proteins found in one Xyrauchen texanus isolate HMW12.3.18 chromosome 30, RBS_HiC_50CHRs, whole genome shotgun sequence genomic segment:
- the scrn2 gene encoding secernin-2: protein MAEPPRSCDCFVSLPPGSKEDYVIFGKNSDRPRDEVQEVVYYPANSHASGSRVQCTYISIPQVEHTLAVVLSRPAWLWGAEMGANEHGVCIGNEAVWTKEPVSPEEALLGMDLVRLGLERGVSAWAALNIITGLLGQHGQGGACRETTEPFSYHNTFLLVDRQEAWVLETAGKLWAAQKVTEGVKNISNQLTIGTEISAEHPELRSVAQSQGWWSGEGEFSFTAVFSPDNPPARMELAKQRYEGGTALLQECDGSVTAEVMMSILRDKGSVICMDSEGFRTTGSMVSILPRNPDVPCVHFLTATPDPSRSVFKPFIFSESMRPVSMVMSPQYGPDDPVRTQPRFQHQVDRKHELYKAHQSAVSNPDAGGSLQETMRHLEYQCLEEIEAMLRGEIQGQELGDLFFDCVDAEIKFYQ, encoded by the exons ATGGCTGAACCACCTCGGTCATGTGATTGTTTTGTATCTCTGCCTCCGGGTTCAAAAGAAGATTATGTGATATTTGGTAAGAACTCTGACCGCCCGAGAGATGAGGTACAGGAGGTGGTGTATTACCCTGCGAATTCACATGCTTCTGGGTCTAGAGTCCAG TGCACATACATTTCCATCCCTCAAGTAGAGCACACCCTTGCAGTTGTACTGAGCAGACCTGCATGGCTCTGGGGGGCTGAGATGGGGGCTAATGAACACGGGGTGTGTATTGGAAATGAGGCAGTTTGGACCAAGGAGCCCGTGAGTCCAGAAGAAGCTCTACTTGGAATGGACCTGGTTCG GCTGGGTCTTGAGCGGGGGGTCAGCGCGTGGGCCGCTCTGAATATCATCACAGGCCTACTGGGGCAGCACGGTCAGGGCGGAGCCTGCAGGGAGACCACCGAACCCTTTAGTTACCATAACACCTTCTTACTGGTGGACCGACAGGAAGCTTGGGTCCTAGAGACTGCTGGGAAACTGTGGGCTGCACAGAAAGTCACAG agGGAGTCAAGAACATTTCTAACCAGCTGACGATAGGCACAGAGATCTCTGCAGAGCATCCGGAGCTACGCAGTGTGGCTCAGTCTCAGGGCTGGTGGAGTGGTGAGGGGGAGTTCAGCTTCACTGCTGTCTTCAGCCCTGACAATCCCCCTGCTAGGATGGAACTGGCGAAGCAGCGCTATGAGGGTGGCACAGCCCTGCTCCAAGAATGTGACG GCTCTGTGACTGCAGAGGTGATGATGAGCATCCTGAGGGACAAGGGCAGTGTGATCTGTATGGACTCCGAGGGCTTCCGTACCACAGGCAGCATGGTGTCAATCCTTCCACGCAACCCAGACGTGCCCTGCGTTCACTTCCTCACTGCCACACCCGACCCCTCCAG GTCTGTATTCAAGCCTTTCATCTTCTCGGAGAGCATGAGGCCCGTCAGCATGGTGATGTCACCACAGTATGGGCCTGATGATCCTGTCAGGACGCAGCCTCGATTCCAGCACCAGGTGGACCGCAAACATGAGCTGTACAAAGCCCACCAGAGTGCCGTAAGCAATCCT GATGCTGGAGGCTCTCTACAGGAGACTATGAGACACCTGGAGTATCAATGTCTTGAGGAGATAGAGGCCATGCTTAGGGGAGAGATACAGGGCCAGGAGCTCGGTGACCTGTTCTTCGACTGCGTGGACGCAGAGATCAAATTCTACCAGTGA